A portion of the Drosophila sechellia strain sech25 chromosome 2R, ASM438219v1, whole genome shotgun sequence genome contains these proteins:
- the LOC116800605 gene encoding uncharacterized protein LOC116800605, whose protein sequence is MASKITIPVSDFENSKTPQQVGRRNLSYQNAGEILKRKLASNLASESDHDTSLLIHAATVSARKECKRDVAFVLKETLKTPEFPSESRMQIQCQKPTPLSPDEALAYLLENTLTKQQYISTRLLNKSHNSDIYPPYNEVIEAKLQCRPEGIEVMENTAQVLLQNLLDHTAQRLIKLQSDVFKEFPDIFKIKLICSYGFDGTTGHSAYKQKYETEALGTPISDQSLFVTSVIPIQIIDSFDRHIWINRAPQSIRFCRPLKIELIKETAVHIMMEKNQLDNQINNLTPFTYKYDENRDIEVSYEMHMTLIDGKVLNVLTDTKSTQCCPICGVSPTQMLKISNFSSETFVPKVKALQFGS, encoded by the exons ATGGCGTCTAAGATAACAATTCCTGttagtgattttgaaaactCCAAGACACCCCAGCAAGTGGGACGCCGAAACTTATCTTACCAAAATGCAggagaaatattaaaaaggaaactggCATCGAATCTGGCAAGTGAAAGTGACCACGACACAAGTCTTTTGATTCATGCAGCAACTGTTTCTGCTAGAAAAGAATGCAAGAGGGACGTTGCCTTTGTTCTTAAAGAAACTTTAAAAACACCAGAATTTCCAAGCGAATCGAGGATGCAAATTCAATGCCAAAAACCAACTCCTCTTTCACCAGATGAAGCTCTAGCTTATCTCCTGGAAAACACGCTGACAAAACAGCAATATATAAGCACCAggcttttaaataaaagccataACAGCGATATATATCCGCCGTATAATGAAGTGATCGAAGCTAAATTACAGTGCCGACCAGAGGGTATAGAAGTAATGGAAAACACTGCTCAAGTGCTATTACAAAATCTCTTGGATCATACAGCGCAAAGATTAATTAAGTTGCAATCTGATGTTTTCAAGGAATTTCCAGATatctttaaaatcaaattaatttgcagcTACGGATTTGATGGGACAACTGGTCATAGTGCTTACAAGCAGAAATATGAAACTGAAGCACTTGGCACACCAATTTCTGATCAATCTTTATTTGTAACTTCTGTCATACCCATACAAATTATAGATTCGTTTGATCGGCATATCTGGATAAACAGAGCACCGCAGTCCATTCGATTTTGCAGACCTCTAAAAATTGAGTTGATAAAGGAAACTGCTGTccacataatgatggaaaaaaatcagttagataatcaaattaataatcttACGCCATTCACTTATAAATATGATGAAAATCGTGACATAGAAGTTAGCTATGAAATGCACATGACACTTATAGATGGAAAAGTCCTAAACGTATTAACAGACACTAAATCTACTCAATGTTGTCCGATCTGTGGAGTCAGCCCAACACAAATGttgaaaatttcaaattttagtTCAGAAACCTTTGTACCAAAAGTAAAAGCTTTACAATTTGGG AGCTGA